Proteins encoded within one genomic window of Ignavibacteriota bacterium:
- the hisS gene encoding histidine--tRNA ligase: MNARLKLIATIRQVYERYGFLPLETPAQEYRVTLMGYGDENTKQIFGFTNPEEEEVALRFDLTVPLARVVAQYPDLPLPFRRYQVAPVWRADKPDPGRFREFIQFDLDSVGSSSLAADAEIICGIYDTLTALVDDRFILRFSSRKVLNSLLDFAGIPREMAHGVFRILDKLEKIGIENVAKELMTGRIDVSGDKIPGLGLAESAVTRIREFLAIPRGTRSATLEALARLFSGVPSAEEAVNDLSFICTSLDALAIPEATVVLDLSIARGLDYYTGPVFEAQLLDAPEIGSVVGGGRYDGLVERFLGRKIPAVGASIGVDRLFAALQKLGRLPAQSATAHALVTIMEPARLADYQRLTRQLRQAGINTEMYLGEEKSPGKQLQYANRLGIPVAILMGSNEFEKGEVTVKDLILGGQLQEKKKSAAGKDREAYLAETRTVQVTVPVDACAQTVLDVLARHSIHPGR; this comes from the coding sequence ATGAACGCCCGCCTCAAACTCATCGCAACCATCCGCCAGGTGTATGAGCGCTACGGCTTCCTGCCGCTGGAGACCCCCGCGCAGGAGTACCGCGTCACCCTCATGGGGTATGGCGATGAGAACACCAAACAGATCTTCGGCTTCACGAACCCCGAAGAAGAAGAAGTCGCCCTGCGGTTCGACCTGACCGTTCCGCTCGCGCGGGTGGTCGCCCAGTACCCGGACCTCCCTCTGCCGTTCCGGCGCTATCAGGTTGCACCGGTCTGGCGCGCCGACAAACCCGACCCCGGACGCTTCCGCGAGTTCATACAATTCGATCTCGACTCCGTCGGCTCATCGTCCCTTGCGGCCGATGCGGAGATCATCTGTGGCATCTACGATACGCTCACCGCGTTGGTGGACGACCGCTTCATCCTGCGCTTCAGCAGCCGGAAGGTCCTGAACAGTCTCCTGGATTTTGCCGGCATCCCGCGCGAGATGGCGCACGGCGTGTTCCGCATCCTCGATAAGCTCGAGAAGATCGGGATCGAGAACGTCGCGAAAGAACTGATGACCGGCCGCATCGACGTGTCGGGCGACAAGATCCCCGGGCTCGGACTGGCCGAAAGCGCAGTGACGCGCATCCGCGAGTTCCTCGCGATCCCGCGCGGGACCCGGAGCGCAACCCTCGAAGCTCTCGCCCGGCTCTTCAGCGGTGTACCCTCCGCGGAGGAGGCGGTCAATGACCTCAGCTTCATCTGCACGTCCCTCGACGCTCTCGCGATCCCGGAAGCCACCGTTGTGCTCGACCTGAGCATCGCGCGCGGACTTGATTATTACACCGGCCCCGTCTTTGAAGCCCAGCTCCTCGATGCACCGGAGATCGGCTCGGTGGTTGGCGGCGGACGTTACGACGGCCTCGTGGAACGTTTCCTCGGGCGGAAGATCCCTGCTGTCGGTGCATCGATCGGCGTGGACCGGCTCTTCGCGGCGCTCCAGAAGCTTGGCCGCCTCCCCGCGCAGAGCGCCACCGCACACGCCCTCGTGACCATCATGGAACCGGCGCGACTGGCGGACTATCAGCGCCTGACACGCCAGCTCCGGCAGGCAGGCATCAACACGGAAATGTATCTCGGCGAAGAGAAAAGCCCCGGGAAACAGTTGCAGTATGCCAACCGCCTCGGTATCCCGGTCGCGATCCTGATGGGGAGCAATGAGTTCGAGAAGGGCGAGGTGACGGTGAAGGACCTGATCCTCGGCGGACAGTTGCAGGAGAAGAAGAAGTCGGCCGCAGGCAAGGACCGCGAGGCCTACCTGGCGGAGACACGCACGGTGCAGGTGACCGTTCCTGTCGACGCATGCGCGCAGACCGTCCTGGACGTGCTCGCGCGCCATTCCATCCATCCCGGACGCTGA
- the hutH gene encoding histidine ammonia-lyase: MARSIQVDGATLTIDRVVAVARGGAPARLATSTRAAMRRSREWVECAVRDHAVVYGVTTGFGAFQNVSVRPERLRELQRNLILSHCAGVGAPFAEEIVRAMLLLRANALARGHSGIRISTVERLLDMLNRGVHPVVPEQGSVGSSGDLAPLSHAAAVLIGEGEAFYRGKRMTGKAAMRAAGIEPVVLEAKEGLALNNGTQAMTAVGALAVYDARRLADIADIAMALSLEAVKGKSTPFAEKVLATRPHAGQARAARNIRAMIRNSRLVDRVDHDTRSKVQDSYSIRCAPQVHGASRDAIEYVAGVVETEVNSTTDNPLIFPDSNEVFSVGNFHGQPVALAMDFLALAVAELGNISERRTAKLMDRQHSCGLPAFLAVNGGLESGLMIEQYAAAALVSENKVLIHPASGDSIPTSANQEDHVSMGTIAARQARQVIQNVERVLAIELHGAIEALGYRSERPGDGTHKASKLLREVVPPLRGDRPLSGDIEAIVTFMRGKELTDILN; encoded by the coding sequence ATGGCCAGGTCGATACAGGTTGATGGCGCGACACTGACGATCGATCGGGTGGTGGCCGTTGCGCGGGGCGGTGCTCCTGCCCGCCTCGCCACGTCAACGCGCGCTGCCATGCGGCGCTCCCGCGAGTGGGTCGAATGTGCGGTCCGCGATCATGCCGTCGTGTACGGCGTGACCACCGGCTTCGGCGCCTTTCAGAATGTCTCTGTTCGCCCCGAACGTCTCCGCGAACTTCAGCGCAATCTCATCCTCAGCCACTGTGCGGGCGTCGGCGCACCCTTCGCCGAAGAGATCGTCCGGGCAATGCTGTTGCTCCGGGCCAACGCGCTTGCGCGCGGACATTCCGGGATCCGCATCTCGACCGTTGAACGCCTCCTCGATATGCTTAATCGCGGTGTCCATCCGGTCGTTCCCGAGCAGGGATCGGTGGGATCCAGCGGTGACCTTGCCCCGCTGTCGCACGCCGCCGCGGTCCTCATCGGCGAAGGCGAAGCATTCTATCGAGGGAAGCGCATGACCGGCAAGGCAGCCATGCGTGCGGCGGGGATCGAACCCGTGGTCCTGGAAGCCAAGGAAGGGCTGGCGCTGAACAACGGCACGCAGGCCATGACCGCTGTCGGTGCGCTTGCCGTCTATGATGCCCGCCGGCTTGCGGACATTGCGGACATCGCCATGGCCCTCAGCCTGGAGGCGGTGAAAGGGAAGAGTACACCCTTCGCCGAGAAGGTCCTTGCCACACGTCCGCACGCCGGACAGGCCCGCGCTGCGCGGAACATCCGCGCCATGATCCGCAACAGCCGGCTCGTGGACCGTGTGGACCATGACACCCGTTCCAAGGTGCAGGATTCGTACTCCATCCGCTGCGCTCCCCAGGTGCATGGTGCGTCGCGCGATGCGATCGAGTATGTGGCCGGCGTGGTGGAGACCGAAGTGAATTCCACCACGGACAATCCCCTCATCTTCCCTGACTCCAACGAAGTGTTCAGCGTCGGCAATTTCCACGGCCAGCCGGTGGCGCTGGCCATGGACTTCCTCGCGCTTGCCGTTGCGGAACTCGGCAACATCTCCGAGCGGCGTACGGCGAAGCTTATGGACCGGCAGCACAGCTGCGGGCTTCCTGCGTTCCTCGCGGTGAACGGCGGACTCGAATCCGGATTGATGATCGAACAGTACGCTGCTGCCGCGCTCGTGTCCGAGAACAAAGTGCTGATCCATCCTGCCAGCGGAGATTCCATCCCGACATCGGCGAACCAGGAAGACCACGTGAGCATGGGAACCATCGCCGCACGCCAGGCACGGCAGGTGATCCAGAATGTGGAACGGGTGCTCGCCATCGAACTGCACGGGGCCATCGAGGCACTCGGGTACCGCTCCGAGCGGCCGGGCGACGGTACGCACAAGGCGTCTAAGCTCCTGCGTGAGGTCGTGCCACCGCTGCGCGGCGACCGTCCTCTGTCGGGCGATATCGAGGCGATCGTGACCTTCATGCGCGGCAAAGAACTGACCGATATCCTGAACTGA